Proteins from a single region of Schistocerca gregaria isolate iqSchGreg1 chromosome 3, iqSchGreg1.2, whole genome shotgun sequence:
- the LOC126354225 gene encoding ethanolamine-phosphate cytidylyltransferase, translating into MEEKKPQIRVWCDGCYDMVHFGHANSLRQAKALGDYLIVGVHTDEEITKHKGPPVFTEEERYKMVRGIKWVDEVVEGAPYVTTLETLDQYNCDFCVHGDDITMTADGIDTYHLVKAAGRYKEVQRTAGVSTTDLVGRMLLLTRQHFQQGAREYEVGREGPSNMGQDSSARSPWTGCSQFLPTTQKIIQFSDGKPPKPNDKIVYVAGAFDLFHVGHLDFLEQARKQGDYLIVGLHTDPVVNKYRGGNYPIMNLHERVLSVLACKYVSEVVIGAPLVVTKELMDHFKVDIVCHGQTPIQTGGFDDPYAEPKRQGKFKLLDSGNTMTTEKIVERIILHRLEFEARNMRKEKKEIAAYEAYTKAKKEGKVYLERINIQQS; encoded by the exons ATGGAGGAGAAAAAGCCGCAGATCCGCGTCTGGTGTGACGGATG TTACGACATGGTTCATTTCGGCCACGCAAATTCTCTTCGACAGGCAAAAGCCCTGGGGGATTACTTAATAGTGGGTGTGCACACCGATGAGGAGATAACTAAGCACAAGGGACCGCCGGTCTTCACCGAAGAGGAAAG GTATAAAATGGTTAGAGGCATTAAATGGGTGGACGAAGTTGTGGAGGGCGCACCATACGTGACAACACTTGAGACACTCGATCAGTACAACTGTGACTTCTGTGTCCATGGAG ATGATATAACAATGACAGCTGATGGTATTGACACATACCATCTGGTGAAAGCAGCTGGAAGATATAA GGAAGTCCAACGCACTGCGGGAGTGTCAACAACTGATCTCGTCGGTCGTATGTTACTATTGACAAGGCAACATTTCCAGCAAGGAGCTCGAGAATATGAAGTGGGCCGAGAAGGTCCGAGCAATATGGGTCAAGATTCTTCAGCTCGTTCACCATGGACTGGCTGTTCGCAGTTTCTTccaacaacacaaaaaataatacaGTTCAGTGATGGTAAACCACCAAAG CCAAATGACAAAATAGTTTACGTGGCGGGTGCTTTCGATTTGTTCCATGTTGGGCACTTAGATTTCCTTGAACAAGCAAGGAAACAGGGTGACTATTTGATTGTGGGACTGCACACAGACCCAGTAGTGAACAAGTATAGAGGAGGCAACTATCCAATCATGAACTTGCATGAGAGAGTGCTCAGTGTTCTTGCATGTAAG TATGTATCAGAAGTTGTTATTGGTGCGCCACTGGTTGTAACTAAAGAGCTCATGGATCACTTCAAGGTTGACATTGTCTGCCATGGGCAAACTCCTATACAGACGGGAGGCTTTGATGATCCTTATGCTGAACCTAAACGACAAGGAAAATTCAAATTACTGGACTCTGGAAATACAATGACAACAGAGAAAATtgttgaaaggatcattttacatag GTTAGAATTTGAAGCCAGAAATATgcgaaaggaaaagaaggaaatagcTGCATATGAAGCTTACACCAAAGCAAAGAAGGAAGGGAAAGT GTATTTAGAAAGGATAAATATTCAACAAAGCTAA